The following proteins come from a genomic window of Nicotiana tomentosiformis chromosome 12, ASM39032v3, whole genome shotgun sequence:
- the LOC138902699 gene encoding uncharacterized protein, translating into MRPPPLEEEEVPKLTEDKKRRRVSPPDTPRPKKSRARKSKTDLAVLPADVVQTLRDKDEEGEDTDFLLVARKRESIEASKAAKPVMVEWLQRSIEKHLPSTELSWPNVQQKAELVKQLCEEDKMKEAETLGWKQNMDRLTSEKEAVRAQLSSVERQLQSVKEENLGRAQKVEELETRLAAELARATSEAEALVAFYRADAEAANTRAKEISDVAKVRLSRVAKHTRHQYRRETLKEVHARGFDLTVDIENANVLEDEAGALLSNEENSVSGSESRDEDEAPEDATPEVD; encoded by the exons ATGAGGCCGCCTCCTCTCGAGGAAGAGGAGGTCCCGAAGCTGACCGAAGATAAGAAAAGGAGAAGGGTCTCGCCACCAGATACCCCAAGGCCCAAGAAAAGCAGGGCTCGAAAGTCGAAGACTGATCTCGCCGTTCTGCCTGCCGATGTAGTCCAAACACTACGAGATAAAGACGAGGAGGGAGAAGATACCGACTTCCTGCTGGTGGCTCGGAAGAGGGAGAGCATCGAAGCTTCGAAAGCTGCTAAGCCGGTGATGGTAGAATG GCTACAACGCTCCATCGAGAAGCATCTTCCAAGTACTGAGCTGAGCTGGCCCAAT GTTCAGCAGAAGGCCGAATTGGTTAAGCAACTTTGTGAGGAGGAcaagatgaaagaggcagagactttggggtggaagcaGAACATGGACCGTCTCACCTCAGAGAAAGAAGCGGTTCGGGCCCAACTGTCTTCGGTTGAgcgtcaactccaaagtgtgaaggaggagaacttgggccgagcccagaaggttgaagagctcgagactcggttggccgctgagcttgcaagggccacatcTGAGGCAGAGGCGCTCGTGGCCTTCTATCGAGCTGACGCCGAAGCCGCTAACACTCGGGCAAAGGAAATTTCTGACGTTGCTAAGGTTAGATTGTCCCGTGTTGCCAAGCATACTAGGCACCAGTATCGAAGAGAGACTCTTAAGGAggtacatgctcgtggcttcgacctcACGGTTGATATCGAGAATGCGAATGTTTTGGAGGACGAGGCCGGAGCTTTGCTTTCCAATGAAGAAAACTCTGTGAGTGGATCCGAGAGCagagatgaagatgaagctcccgaAGATGCGACTCCCGAGGTGGACTAG